From a single Cotesia glomerata isolate CgM1 linkage group LG6, MPM_Cglom_v2.3, whole genome shotgun sequence genomic region:
- the LOC123267774 gene encoding uncharacterized protein LOC123267774 isoform X2: MPSSWSIDKIVEVMGTTTYMARLTRKLAADQGVLPIPEKKIGHGLSSEVSSAVIDFYNDDEMSSVMPEKKDFISLRNDDGSKVQVQKRLVLCNLKELHKIFKSRFPQIEIGFS; the protein is encoded by the exons ATGCCGTCAAGTTGGAGCATTGATAAGATTGTCGAGGTTATGGGTACTACGACGTATATGGCACGATTAACGAGAAAGCTTGCTGCTGACCAAGGAGTTTTACCAATACCTGAAAAGAAAATAG GCCATGGATTATCTTCTGAAGTGTCATCGGCTgttatagatttttataatgacGATGAAATGAGTAGTGTTATGCCAGAAAAAAAGGATTTTATTTCATTGCGTAATGATGATGGTTCGAAAGTTCAAGTGCAAAAACGTTTAGTACTTTGTAATTTGAAAGAGTTAcacaaaatattcaaatcaagatTTCCCCAAATTGAAATTGGATTTTCTTAA
- the LOC123267774 gene encoding uncharacterized protein LOC123267774 isoform X1 produces MILGGKLCRLTEGSNLPVGTYNDCLNAIVCEEPTTECYFNTCANCPGIENIKQLLLTEMDNNGIDEVSYKQWVSTPKVTLETTIKSTLDFVDDFCEKLVALLPHNFIAKEQAAYLRALKESITENEFMVIVDFAENYAFVVQDAAPGFHWNNDQATVYTVVIYYKVDNQLTHQSMVIISDCLNHDSIAVHIYSEIIINFIKSLSSTVSVVGWCTSAI; encoded by the coding sequence ATGATTTTAGGTGGTAAGTTATGTCGATTAACTGAAGGTTCAAATTTGCCGGTGGGAACTTATAATGACTGTTTAAATGCAATTGTGTGTGAAGAACCAACGACTGAGTGCTATTTCAATACATGTGCTAATTGTCCAggtattgaaaatataaaacagtTATTACTAACAGAAATGGATAATAATGGAATCGATGAAGTAAGTTACAAACAATGGGTGTCGACTCCGAAAGTAACACTTGAAACAACCATTAAAAGTACTTTGGATTTTGTTGATGACTTCTGTGAAAAACTTGTTGCTTTATTACCACATAATTTCATTGCAAAAGAGCAAGCGGCTTATTTGAGAGCGTTAAAAGAATCTATAACAGAGAACGAATTTATGGTAATTGTTGATTTTGCTGAAAATTATGCATTTGTTGTTCAAGATGCTGCACCGGGATTCCACTGGAATAACGATCAAGCAACAGTTTACACAgtcgttatttattataaggTAGATAATCAACTTACTCATCAAAGTATGGTTATCATTTCTGATTGCTTGAACCATGATTCTATTGCTGTCCATATTTATTCTGAGatcattatcaattttattaagtcTCTGTCGTCTACAGTCTCTGTCGTCGGATGGTGCACCTCagcaatataa